Genomic DNA from Chloroherpetonaceae bacterium:
AATGGGGAGAGTTTCTTTGTGCGGCAGGCGTATTTTACGGGCGCGGGCAATCCTTACGAGCGTTTGAAGCGTGCCTTAAAGGCAGAGATTTCCGAAGAAAAGTGGGCGCAGCTCTACCGCACGGTCTCAATGCCGTTTGAGAAGCCCAAGACGGGCAAAATCGCCGTCAAGGTCATCAATCACTATGGCGATGAAGTGGTGAAGGTTTATGACACGCATCAAATTTGACCGCTTTTCAGCACAGATTCTGCACCAAGCCTGCGTTGCCTTTCGCTCTATGTTCTCCGCTTTCCGTTGCGTGGCTCGGTGCACAGAAAGCCCTGCCGAAGGCGCTTTTCGGTTTTGGGCAAAAGTATCTTTCGCAGTCCTGTAGTCATGAGTCCCGAACCAATTAAGGCTTGGCGGAACTTGTAGGCTTCGCGCAGAGAGTAAGTTTGTCCATCGAGTATCCATTGCAGAAACACGCCATCTGACATTGCCAGCTCCAAGCGCGTGAAGGACTCGACATCTACCTCTACAAAGAGTTTGAGCTTCATTAACTCTTTTGCAATCTGTCCTCCTAATTCAGCCAGATGCGCTTTCATTTCACGAATGCGATTTAGAAAACGTGGGTTTTGTGAGCGAATCGCATGTGCCCAAAACTCGAGCAGAATGCTGGCATGCGAGGCATGCTTTTCATAGAACGCAACGGTCGTTTCAATTAGCGCATCTGCCTTAGCCAATGGCTCGAGATAGGCTTCGGCTTGGCGCGTCATTTCAGTTTCATACTCTGAAATCCACGATTCATAGACCGCAAGGAAAAGTTCTTCTTTGGTCTCGAAGTATTCGTAAAGCGTGCCTTTGCCTACGCCTGCAGCATCGGCAATATCTTGCATTTTTGTCTCGTGAAAGCCTTTTTGCGCAAAGGTCGCAATTGCCGCTTGGAGCAAGGTTTGGCGTTTGGCTTCTCGGGCTTCGTCGCCCAGAGAGCGTGTTAGCGATTTTGTTTTCATTGCAGATACCACGATGCAGTGTTGCTTTTGAAGATACACACACGGCGGAAAGATACGCTGGTGCTTTTTACTTCTCTACGCTAGTTCGTTTTGAAATCACAAGGAAGTTTGTGAAATTTTTAGCGTTCATTTGTCCCATCTCAATCTGCTGTAAGGAGGTAGTAAGATGACTGGCAAAGTTGACAAGCGCAATGAAAAGCTCCTCGCCAACATTCACCTTGATAATTTTGACTTTCTGGAAATCCCTGAGCTTTATATCTACTCAGGTGAGCTAACGCGCAGTGAGATTGCCTATTTACGCGAGCGGTTAGATGAGATGCGGCGCGTGCGAGAAAACTGCGACCCTGAATCACAGATGCGAATGCGCCGCGCCAATGAGCGAGAGATTGCGTTGCACTTCGGAGAAATGCGCTATCGCCGTCTTCAGCTCCGTATGCAGATGAACCTCAAAGAGTATTGCGAGCGCTTCATTGAAAGCTCCGATGATGAAATCCCATACCGTTTCTCCCTTCGTCGCCTCATGCGGAGCCTTCAACGGACACTGTCGCGCTGGATTCGCAACCTAAATGGTTAGGTCGCGGAAAAAAGTTCTGCTCGTTGCCAATACTTCATGGTATTTGTGCAACTTTCGCATCGGTGTCATTCGCTACTTTCAGGCTCAACAATTTGAGGTTGTTGCTGTCTCACCAAAGGATAATTTTTCCCATCAGCTTCAAGGATACGGTTGTCGCTGGGTTGATTTGCCGCTTTTGCCGCATAGCACCAACCCACTGAGCGACCTATACTTACTTTGGCGACTCTATGCGCTCTACGCAGCCGAGCAGCCTGCACTGGTAATTCACTATACAATCAAACCCAATGTGTATGGCTCTCTTGCAGCGGGTCTCTTGCGTCTTCCTTCTGTTGCCGTCTTTAGCGGCGCAGGGCGGGCATTTGCAAAGCAAGATTGGCTTAATCGCATCGTGAAGCGGTTGCTGAAAATAGCCCTGCGCTTTGCGACTGAAGTCTGGTTTGTTAATCCTGATGACCGCGCACTGTTTCTTGCAGAGCAGTTGGTCTTGCCAGAGAAAACCTACCTTGTGCCCGGTGAAGGCATTGACACCGCGCATTTTTCTCCCCAGTCTGCTCTGGCTCACCTTCCACCAAGCTCTTCTGACAAAGTTATTTTCCTAATGAGCGCTCGTCTTCTGCGCGAAAAGGGCGTAGAACTCTATGCACAAGCGGCACGGTGTCTGAAGCCGAAGTATCCCAATGCCGAGTTTCAACTTCTTGGTTTTTTATCGGAAGGCAACCCTGCTTTCGTGTCCAAAGCTGAGGTAGAGAGCTGGAAAGAATATGTGCAGTATTTAGGCGACACGCAGAATGTCCTGCCTTATCTCTCTGCTGCGGATTGCGTGGTTTTACCTTCCTCGTATCGTGAAGGCACCCCGCGCACTTTGCTTGAGGCAGCCAGCCTCGAAAAGCCCATCGTGACCACCAATCAGGTGGGTTGCCGCCATGTTGTAGAAGATGGTGTAACAGGCTTTCTGGTTCAGCCTAATAATTTGAAGGATTTGGTAGAGAAGCTGGAGCGCATTCTTACAATGTCGCCTGAGGCGCGTGCCGAAATGGGGCGCCGTGGTCGCCTAAAAATGCTAAAGGAGTTTGATGAATCCTTAGTGATAGAGTGTTATCACGCGCTCTTGCAGCGCCTTCACCTTGCCTAAGACTTTAATAAGACTTTAAAACTAGCTTTGCGAAAACGCTACCTTGCTTTGCCGAAAAAATAAAAGCGCCGTATGCAGGGCTGCAAAACGGCGCTCTTCCAATTAACTATGACAATGAGAAGTAAAGAACAGAAAGAACACTGCACAATTAGTAAGCAAAATTTTCGATTCTGCCAAATGTTTTGCTTAAAATTGCAAAAAGACTAAAAAATTTAAAGTTTTCTTAATAGAAAGCTAAAAAACTTAGGTTTTTTTGCAATCACTGCCACCAAAAGTAGAGTCTAAACCATCAAAGAAACGGTCACAGAGAATTGATTGCCCGTTTGCCGTCTTCCACATGCAGGCGCTTTGCTGGGCAATGCGTTAGGGCAGCGCTCTTTGCTTTCTGTTTAGTAACTATGGGAAAGGTGAGCCAACTTTTACGCGCTTATCAATAAACTCGCTGAAC
This window encodes:
- a CDS encoding TetR/AcrR family transcriptional regulator, which encodes MKTKSLTRSLGDEAREAKRQTLLQAAIATFAQKGFHETKMQDIADAAGVGKGTLYEYFETKEELFLAVYESWISEYETEMTRQAEAYLEPLAKADALIETTVAFYEKHASHASILLEFWAHAIRSQNPRFLNRIREMKAHLAELGGQIAKELMKLKLFVEVDVESFTRLELAMSDGVFLQWILDGQTYSLREAYKFRQALIGSGLMTTGLRKILLPKTEKRLRQGFLCTEPRNGKRRT
- a CDS encoding glycosyltransferase family 4 protein codes for the protein MVRSRKKVLLVANTSWYLCNFRIGVIRYFQAQQFEVVAVSPKDNFSHQLQGYGCRWVDLPLLPHSTNPLSDLYLLWRLYALYAAEQPALVIHYTIKPNVYGSLAAGLLRLPSVAVFSGAGRAFAKQDWLNRIVKRLLKIALRFATEVWFVNPDDRALFLAEQLVLPEKTYLVPGEGIDTAHFSPQSALAHLPPSSSDKVIFLMSARLLREKGVELYAQAARCLKPKYPNAEFQLLGFLSEGNPAFVSKAEVESWKEYVQYLGDTQNVLPYLSAADCVVLPSSYREGTPRTLLEAASLEKPIVTTNQVGCRHVVEDGVTGFLVQPNNLKDLVEKLERILTMSPEARAEMGRRGRLKMLKEFDESLVIECYHALLQRLHLA